GTCAGTTCTTTGGTAACTTGTGGGATACGTTCAAAACCAGAAGAAAGAATTTCAAGGTTTCGGTGTTCCAGTTCTTTCTGGATAGCGCCAAAACTTTCAAAAGGAGCATAGATTAAGATTCCGTCTTCATCTTCAAAAACTTCTTCCACACCGAAATCAATTAGTTCCAGTTCCAATTCTTCTGTATCTATATCTCCTTTTGGGATACGAAAATTACAGGTATGGTCAAACATAAATTCAACAGATCCCTGTGTGCCCAAACTACCATTACATTTGTTAAAATAGCTACGGATGTTTGCTACAGTACGGTTATTGTTATCGGTTGCTGTTTCAATTAGCAAGGCAATCCCGTGTGGTGCATAGCCTTCAAATAATACTTCCTTATAGTTGGCTGTATCTTTATCGGTTGCTTTTTTGATAGCTCGCTCTACGTTGTCTTTCGGCATGTTTACTGCCTTGGCATTCTGGATGACAGCACGAAGCCTGGAATTGGATTCCGGATTTGGACCACCTTCTTTCACAGCCATCACAATATCTTTTCCTATTCTTGTAAATGCTTTGGCCATAGCTGACCAACGTTTCATTTTTCTATTTTTTCTGAACTCAAACGCTCTTCCCATTTCTAATGTTTTTTTAACGTTGCAAAAATAATGTTTTCCCAATTATTTTTAAGGATTACAACTCTTTTTTGCTAATTTTTATTCTATTTTTTACTCTAAGCTGCTGTTGAAAGAACTAATCCCGAAAGTCATAAATTGTAAAACCAAATAATGACATGGCTACCGACTCCTGTATTAATATTCGGTTGCAACAAAATCTTTTATGATGTGTACGGCTTCAGGAATATAGGGATTTGTTTTAATATTTTTAATTTTAAAAGTATTCATTTCTTTTAACTGCGGGTTATTTTTCATCGATTCGCTATCATAAGAAGTATTGAGTATTGTCAGGGTGTTCTCTTTGGAGGTCACCATTTTAATGGATTCCCAAATACTATCATTCTGGTGCGTGCTTGCGAAAACCTCATTAAAAAGAGAAGGCACAGGCTCTTTAGGAGTGGTCATATAAGAATTGATACTTTTATTGAGTGCTGTTATAGTCATGAAATCTGCATTTGTTTCAATACGCTTTTTACTTTTATCAATTGCATCCTGATAAATAGCCTTGGAATAAGGGATAAAGTTGTAATGAATTTTGATGCTATCATTCGGCAGTGCGGTCTTGTAATTCTTTTCACGGCTGACGAAATCATTAAAAAGGTATGGGATCTCAATATCCGGCAACACCCCTGTAATTTGATGGCTTTTTCCTGTAACCCTGTAAAATTTATCAATAGTAATTTTTAAAAAGTCTTTTTGTTTTTTATCAATTGGCAATACGGTTTGCATGGTCGCTTTACCAAGGGAGGGGGAACCAATCGTAATGGAGCGGTTGTAATCCTGTAAGGCTGCAGCAAAAAATTCACTTGCAGAGGCTGAATTACCATTGATCAGCACCACAATAGGACCGTTATAAATTGCCCCTTTATTATAATCGTTGATGATGTTTTGCCGGTTTTTATTGTCAACCAATACAGAAATAGGGCCGCTATCCAGAAACATCGTCAGCAATTTGATGGCTTCATCCATGGAGCCACCACCATTATCTTCCAAGTCAATTAAAAGGCCATCAATGGTATCGGCTTTTAATTTTATAATTTCTTTTGCAACATCACGGGCACATCCTTTATTCAGATCATCATCAAAATCACTGTAAAAACTGGGTATTTTCAGGTAACCCAATCGGGTATTTTCATCTTCAATGATAAAACTATAAACAAGATTTTCATCCGATTTCATGATTTCTTTTTGAATCGTCACCTCATACACCGTTCCATTTTTTTTACGCAAGGTGAGTGTTACTTCTTTGTAATTATCAGAAAAAACAATATCAGCAATAGTTTTCATTGCGACACAGGTCACCCAATAGGATTCGTTTTGAGAACCTACTTTGATGATCTGGTCTCCAATATCAATTTTACCCGATTTGAAAATGCTGCTTCCGGGTATTACTTCCTCAACAATAATTTCTTCTTTTTCATTCAGGCTAACATAAATTCCCAACGAATATTTTTCCGTAGAGAGACCTGAAAAAAAAGTAGATTTTTCTTCAGA
The Flavobacterium kingsejongi genome window above contains:
- a CDS encoding YebC/PmpR family DNA-binding transcriptional regulator produces the protein MGRAFEFRKNRKMKRWSAMAKAFTRIGKDIVMAVKEGGPNPESNSRLRAVIQNAKAVNMPKDNVERAIKKATDKDTANYKEVLFEGYAPHGIALLIETATDNNNRTVANIRSYFNKCNGSLGTQGSVEFMFDHTCNFRIPKGDIDTEELELELIDFGVEEVFEDEDGILIYAPFESFGAIQKELEHRNLEILSSGFERIPQVTKELTEEQIADVEKLLEKIEEDDDVQNVYHTMEG
- a CDS encoding S41 family peptidase: MKKLTLLLIFLSFSLYGQNNKEACDLLTKINKLIKKEHFRPKPIDDSLSVYVFDSFINELDPDRSLFLKSEYEHLKKHRLTIDNAIRAKDCSFFNDFTTTYETALERNKAVIQKLEKEDLDYFYNTDTLRFTTETIAFYLKEQDVEKILRKKIRYDILEDIAKMSPDIDSVKQKFDAFEKISKAKVFETKLCKINSILDDPDHLKTNLENSFYTIYTSYFDPHTAYFSSEEKSTFFSGLSTEKYSLGIYVSLNEKEEIIVEEVIPGSSIFKSGKIDIGDQIIKVGSQNESYWVTCVAMKTIADIVFSDNYKEVTLTLRKKNGTVYEVTIQKEIMKSDENLVYSFIIEDENTRLGYLKIPSFYSDFDDDLNKGCARDVAKEIIKLKADTIDGLLIDLEDNGGGSMDEAIKLLTMFLDSGPISVLVDNKNRQNIINDYNKGAIYNGPIVVLINGNSASASEFFAAALQDYNRSITIGSPSLGKATMQTVLPIDKKQKDFLKITIDKFYRVTGKSHQITGVLPDIEIPYLFNDFVSREKNYKTALPNDSIKIHYNFIPYSKAIYQDAIDKSKKRIETNADFMTITALNKSINSYMTTPKEPVPSLFNEVFASTHQNDSIWESIKMVTSKENTLTILNTSYDSESMKNNPQLKEMNTFKIKNIKTNPYIPEAVHIIKDFVATEY